A genome region from Fervidobacterium changbaicum includes the following:
- a CDS encoding 2-hydroxyacid dehydrogenase, with the protein MITLGTPKVFITYAIPEKGIEILKEKFEVDVYYGEDFLGKEELLKRAKSADAVITQLRDPIDAEFINNLERTKIIANYAVGYNNIDVEAATKKGIFVTHTPGVLTEATADIAFALILAVARRIVEADKFVREGNFVGWKPKLFLGYDLYGKTLGIIGMGRIGQAVARRALGFGMRIVYFNRHRLPEEIERQYNAEYVDLDSLIETSDFISIHTPLTKETYHLIDANRIAKMKSNAILINTARGPVVDEKALYEALKERKIAGAGFDVYENEPQLTPGLEKLDNVVLLPHIGSATYETRDRMSEMVALNVIYALEGKIPPNLVPEQKSIFQG; encoded by the coding sequence ATGATCACGCTCGGCACACCAAAGGTATTTATAACCTACGCAATCCCTGAAAAAGGAATCGAAATACTGAAAGAAAAGTTTGAAGTTGATGTATACTATGGTGAAGATTTTTTGGGAAAAGAAGAACTTCTTAAGCGAGCAAAATCCGCGGACGCTGTAATCACACAACTTAGAGATCCAATAGATGCAGAATTCATAAATAATTTAGAGAGAACAAAAATCATAGCGAACTACGCTGTTGGATATAACAACATTGATGTGGAAGCAGCGACTAAGAAAGGTATCTTTGTAACTCACACACCAGGTGTTTTGACGGAAGCAACTGCCGACATAGCGTTCGCACTTATTTTGGCTGTTGCAAGACGTATAGTAGAGGCAGACAAATTCGTGCGAGAAGGTAATTTCGTAGGATGGAAGCCAAAATTGTTCCTCGGGTACGATTTGTACGGTAAGACGTTAGGTATTATTGGCATGGGTAGAATAGGACAAGCGGTGGCCAGGCGAGCCTTGGGATTTGGAATGAGGATCGTGTACTTCAACAGGCACCGACTACCCGAAGAAATAGAAAGACAGTACAATGCTGAATACGTCGATTTGGATTCACTTATCGAAACCTCAGACTTCATCTCAATCCATACACCGCTGACGAAAGAAACGTATCACCTCATAGATGCTAATCGAATTGCTAAAATGAAGTCAAATGCTATTTTGATTAATACAGCCAGAGGACCCGTTGTTGATGAGAAGGCCCTCTACGAGGCTCTTAAAGAAAGAAAAATTGCAGGAGCTGGTTTTGATGTTTATGAAAACGAACCCCAGCTCACACCTGGTTTAGAAAAATTAGATAACGTAGTACTCTTACCACACATAGGTTCTGCAACTTACGAAACAAGAGATCGAATGTCAGAAATGGTAGCACTCAATGTAATTTACGCCTTAGAAGGTAAGATTCCACCAAACCTTGTTCCAGAACAAAAATCAATATTCCAAGGGTAA
- a CDS encoding amidohydrolase has translation MKTLIKGGTLVTITSGTFVGDILIENGKIAKIGKSIKLKDKMVEVVDAAGKFVLPGFIDAHSHIGLFEEGIGFVQDGNEMTDPVTPDVRAIDAFNPYDTAIKRALNGGFTTVMIVPGSANVIGGQGAILKFKSHIVDHCIVKSPAGLKMATGENPKRVYGEMKKMPSTRMGIAAVMRNYFMKVQDYMEKKKRALEKDGVFLDRDPKLEIGELVLKGEIPARIHAHRAQDIVTAIRIAKEFGFKLVIEHGTEAYKVADYLVENNVPVVVGPHDFRSKIELKDLTYENVRILNEKGVLTAIMVDHPVIHLEFANVHAALAMKYGAKREDLLKMLTINPAKILGIDDRVGSLEPGKDADIVIWDNDPFLPQARVEKVFIEGQEVKWWGQLPPTEVEGL, from the coding sequence ATGAAAACACTTATAAAGGGAGGAACACTCGTAACAATTACATCTGGTACATTTGTTGGTGATATCCTTATTGAAAACGGAAAGATCGCGAAAATAGGTAAATCTATTAAGTTGAAAGACAAAATGGTTGAGGTTGTCGATGCAGCTGGGAAATTCGTCCTTCCAGGATTTATAGACGCACACTCACATATTGGTCTGTTTGAAGAGGGAATAGGATTTGTTCAGGATGGAAACGAAATGACAGATCCTGTAACCCCAGATGTCCGTGCAATTGACGCTTTCAATCCGTACGATACGGCCATTAAACGTGCTTTAAATGGTGGCTTTACGACCGTTATGATAGTTCCTGGAAGTGCAAATGTCATCGGTGGACAAGGTGCTATCTTAAAATTTAAGTCACATATCGTTGATCATTGTATAGTAAAATCACCAGCCGGTTTGAAGATGGCTACAGGTGAGAACCCAAAAAGAGTTTACGGTGAGATGAAGAAGATGCCCTCTACTAGAATGGGAATCGCCGCGGTGATGAGAAACTACTTCATGAAAGTCCAAGATTATATGGAGAAGAAAAAAAGAGCTTTGGAAAAAGATGGTGTTTTTCTCGATAGAGACCCGAAGCTCGAGATTGGGGAACTGGTGCTGAAAGGTGAAATTCCAGCACGCATCCATGCACACAGAGCACAGGACATCGTCACAGCTATACGAATTGCCAAAGAGTTTGGTTTTAAACTAGTAATAGAACACGGCACAGAGGCTTACAAAGTAGCTGATTACCTTGTTGAAAATAACGTCCCTGTCGTCGTTGGACCACATGATTTTAGAAGCAAAATAGAACTCAAAGACCTGACTTATGAAAATGTGAGAATTCTCAATGAAAAAGGTGTGCTGACGGCAATTATGGTTGACCATCCAGTAATACACTTGGAGTTCGCAAATGTCCACGCAGCTTTAGCGATGAAGTACGGCGCAAAAAGAGAAGACCTTCTGAAGATGTTGACAATAAACCCAGCAAAGATTCTTGGGATTGATGACAGAGTTGGATCACTGGAACCAGGGAAGGATGCGGATATTGTTATATGGGATAATGACCCATTCCTACCACAAGCAAGAGTTGAAAAAGTCTTCATCGAAGGACAGGAAGTTAAATGGTGGGGTCAACTACCCCCGACTGAAGTCGAGGGCTTGTAA